DNA from Nitriliruptor alkaliphilus DSM 45188:
CGGACGCCGTCGGCGACGGTGTGGTCAACGTCCTCGGCGCTCACACGGCACGGAGCTGCCTCGAGGCAGGTCTGCTCGGCGAGGTCCTGATGATCGTCGCGCCGGTGCTGCTCGGTGATGGGACACCGCTGTTCGCCGTGGAAGGCGGTCAGCGGGTGGCGCTGGAACCGATCCGGTCGACGTCGACCGGGATGGTCACGAACCTGTGGTTCCGCGTCCCATGGCCGTGATCAGCCGTCCTGGTTAGCATCCGCGCCGGTTCGGCGAGGAGGTTGCGGGTGGTCAGCACCAGCGGGGTCGTGGGCATGGCGCTGGTGGCGCTCGGGATCGTGCTCACGCCCGGTCCGAACATGGCCTACCTCGTCTCGCGGTCGGTGTCCCAGGGACGAGCCGCGGGGCTCGTCTCGCTGCTCGGCGTCGCGACCGGGTTCGGGGTCTACCTCCTCGCGGCGGTCGCGGGGGTCGTCGCGATCTTCGCCGCCGTCCCGGCCCTCTACACCGCGCTGAAGCTGACCGGGGCGGCCTACCTGCTGTACATCGCCGTACGGACCTTCCGCCCGCGGACGGTCGACTTGTCGGGGGCGGACGCGCTGCCGCCGGACTCGCACCGGCGCCTGTTCACGATGGGTCTGGTCACCAACCTGCTCAACCCGAAGATCGCGATCCTGTACGTCTCGCTGCTGCCACAGTTCGTCGAACCGGCCCTCGGTCACGTGGCGAGGCAGAGCCTCGTGCTCGGGACCGTCCAGATCGCGGTCGCCGTGACGGTCAACGCGCTGATCGTCCTGACCGCGGGTGCGCTCGCGGCCCGGACGGCGGCGCACCCGGCCTGGGAGCGGGCCCAGCGCTGGGTGTCGGGGACGGTCCTCGCCGGGCTCGCGGTCCGTGTCGCCGCCGACCGCTCCCGTGCCGTTGCCGTCAGCTGAGCCGTCCGCCACCGACCGCCGGTCACCCCGCGGCCCGGCAGCGCCCGCCATCGGACGTGATGATGGGCACCCGCCACCCGAGGAGCCCTCCGTGTCCGATGCTGCGTCCGTCCCGACCGTCGCGCTGAACGACGGCACCACGATCCCGCAGCTCGGGTTCGGGACCTTCCAGATCCCGCCGGAGGACACCGCCGAGGTGGTCGGCCGAGCCTTCGAGATCGGCTACCGGCACATCGACACGGCGCAGATGTACCGCAACGAGGAGGGCGTCGGCCGCGCGGTCGCCGCCAGCGGCATCCCGCGCGACGAGCTGTACATCACCAGCAAGCTCAACAACTCGTCCCACGCACCCGACGATGTCCGGCGCACCTTCGAACAGAGCCTCGAACGGCTCGGGCTCGACCACCTCGACCTGTTCCTCATCCACTGGCCGTTGCCGAACAGCGAGGTGGACTACGTCGACACGTGGCGTGCGGTGACCGACCTGGTCGCCGACGGGCGGCTCCGCTCGGCCGGGGTGTCGAACTTCGAGCCGGCCCACCTCGACCGCATCGTCGAGGCGACCGGCGCGGCCCCGGTGGTCAACCAGATCGAAGCGCACCCCTACTTCCGCAACGACGTTGCACGCGAGGCATCGCTGCGCCACGGCACCGCGGTCCAGGCCTGGGGCCCGCTCGGTCAGGGCGCGCTGTTCGACGACCCCACGCTGGCGGAGGTGGCCGAGCGGAACGGCCGCACCGTGGCCCAGGTGGCCCTGCGGTGGGCCCTGCAGCGCGGTGACATCGTCTTCCCCAAGTCGTCGAACCCCGACCGGATGCGGGAGAACCTCGACACCCTCGACTTCGAGCTGTCCGACGACGATGTGGCGACCATCGACGGCCTCGACCGCGGCGAGGACGGCCGCGGCGGCCCGCACCCTGACCAGCTCGGCTGAGCCCGATGGCTCGTCCGCGAACCGGCATGAACCGCTGGCGGGACTCGTGGGACCGTGACCGGGAGGCGTAGCATCGGCCGCGAGCCGAGCCCGGAGTGAGCGCCGCCATGGGAACGTCGAAGGCCACCTACACGGTCACACGCAGCACGCACGTCGAGGCGCCACCGGAGACCGTGCAGGCCCTGATCGTGGACCTGCGCCGGTGGCAGGCGTGGTCGCCGTGGGAGGACCTCGACCCGCAGCTCCAGCGGACCTACGGTGGTGCCGACGCGGGAGTCGGGGCCTGGTACGAGTGGCGCGGCAACCGCAAGGCGGGGCAGGGCCGCATGGAGATCGTCGAGGCCAGCGACCGGCACGTGACCATCGACCTGCGGTTCGTGAAGCCGTTCCGGTCCGAGAGCACCACCCGTTTCGACCTCACGTCCGACGCAGGCGCGACCCTCGTGACCTGGACCATGACCGGACCGCAGACGGTGGCCAGCCGGCTCATGGGGATCTTCACCTCGATGGACCGCATGATCGGCCCCGACTTCGAGAAGGGCCTCGCGCGTCTGAAGACCACCGCGGAGGACGATGCCGCGGGTCCGGCGTAGGTGGCGCTGCTCCTCGCACACCGCCCGACGCTTGCCCCCTGCCCGCTGCCGGCGGATGCTCGGCGTGCCGCCAGACGCGGCCGAGAGCGAGGGAGGGGACCATGTTCGTCCAGGTGATCCGCGGTGCCGTCCGGTCCGAGGACGACGCGATGGCGGTGTTCGAACGGTGGCTCGAGGAGGTCCGACCGGATGCCGTCGGCTACCTCGGCACCACGGCAGGTGTGACCGACGACGGGGAACTGGTCGTCGTCGCACGGTTCGCCTCCGAGGATGAGGCGAGGCGCAACAGCGGCCGTCCCGAGCAGGGGGCGTGGTGGGAGCAGATGGAGCAGCAGTTCACCGGCGAGGTGCGCTTCTACGACTGCGCCGACGTGGCGACCTTCCTCGATGGTGGCGACGACGAGGCCGGGTTCGTGCAGGTCATGCAGAGCTCGAGCGACGGGTCGCTCGGTGCGGCCGACCTCGCCGCGCCGGCCGGTGACGTCGTGAGCGCGTACCGGCCGGACGTGCTGGGCGGTCTCGTCGCGATCGCTGACGACGGCACGGCCTTCCAGGTCGTCTACTTCACCTCCGAGGAGGAGGCGCGAGCGGCCGAGGCACAGGAGATGCCGCCCGAGGTCGGTGAGGACATGGAGCGGATCATGCGCGGTCTCGGCGATATCACGTACCTGGACCTCCACGCGCCGCGCACGGCCAGCTGACGCGAGCGTCTCCCGACCCCACGTCGGACGTTGGGCTGGTCGCCCACCGGAGGCTGGTCGGTCGCGTCGTCGATCAGGTCCGCCGGGTGAAGGTCAGGTGGGTGACCCCGGTCGGGGAAGCGACCGACTCGATCTCGTAGCGGTCCTCGAGCCCTTCGAGGCCGTCCCACAGGCGCACGCCGCGCCCGAGGAGGATGGGCACCTGGACGAGGTGCACCGTGTCGATCAGGTCCTCGGCCAGGAAGTCGCGAACGATCGTCGGGCCACCACCGATACGCACGTCGAGGTCACCTGCGGCCTCACGGGCACGGTCGAGGACCTCCTTCGGGTCGCCGTCGACGAAGTGGAAGACGGTGCCACCCTCCATCTCCAGTGACGGCCGCGGGTGGTGGGTCATCACGAACACCGGGGTGTGGAACGGCGGGTTCGGACCCCACCAGCCGCGCCATTCGTCCTCGGTGCCGAGGTCGGTCCACGGGCCCGTCTGGGGGCCGAACTTGCCGCGACCCATGATCTCGGCGCCGATGCCGGGTTCGTGTCGCTGGGCGAAGGCCTGGTCGACCCCGAGGCTGCCACCGGGCCCGCCGAACATGGAGGTCCCGAACCGTGTGGCGAACATCCACTCGTGCAGGCGGGTGCCGGCGTGGCCGAACGGCGCGTCGGGACCGCGGTCCTCGCCGGTCGCGAAACCGTCGAGCGAGATCGAGAAGTTGTGGACACGGGTCTGGGACACGCTTGCCTCCGGGGAGCGTCGGGTCGGAGCGGTGAGTCCTCGGTTGGACGGCGCGGCCGGGACGAACTCATCGTTCCGCTTCGTTCCGCCGCGCTCAGGTGCGCAGCCGGCCCTCGACGCGGGTGACCGTGGCGCCGCCGACCCAGACCTGACCGTCGACGTCGCGCTCCACGTGGATACGGCCGTGTCGGCCGAGGCGGGTGCCCTGCCGCGCGACGTACGGCGAGGTCGCCCGCCCGGTCTCGAACAGCCACTGCCCGACGGAGGCGTTGAGGCTGCCGGTCACCGGGTCCTCGCTCAGGCTCGATCCGTCGATGCTCAAGGCGCGGATCTCGAACGCCTCCTCCGACCCTTCCGGGTGGGGACCGACGAGCCCGACCTCCAGCATCCCCGGTCCGGTGAACCGCCCGAGGTCGGGTTCCACCGCCAGCACCGAGTCGGCGTCCTCCAGGAGGATGCCGACCCAACCGGGGCCGTTGTCGATCCACCGGGAGTCCAGGACGTCCGCGGGCTCGAGGCGGAGGACGGCCCGCAGCTCCTCAGCCAGCTCGTCGTCCACCGGGCCGCTGCGCAGGAGCGGTGGGGCGGCGAACGTCAGCCGGTCCTCGCGGCGTCGGATGTCGATCAACCCGGCTCCGCACTCCTGCACCACCCGGTCGCCTCGGTGGCCGATGCCCTCGGTGGCCAGCCAGGTGTGGCACGTGCCGAGCGTCGGGTGGCCGGCGAACGGCAGCTCACGGTCGAGGGTGAAGATGCGCACGCGGTAGTCCGCCTCGGGGTGCGTCGGCGGGAGCAGGAAGGTGGTCTCCGACAGGTTCATCCACCGGGTGATCGCCTGCATCTCGTCGGTGGACAGGTCGTCGGCCTCGAGCACGACGGCCAGGGGGTTGCCGCCGAACGGCACCGACGAGAACACGTCGACGAGGTGGAAGAGCCGTGACACGCGATGCTCCGATCGGGGGTGCGGCAGGGACGTCCGTCGCAGACGAGCAGACACGCACCCCGGCCGCAGGAGCCACCGGCATCACGAGTGGCACCGCTGGCCGGATGGCAGCCGGCGGTCGCGGTGACGCTGCCCGGATGCGCGCCACGCGCGTGTCGTTGACCGGCCGACCACGTGCGTCCGAGCATCCCGGCAACGGCCCCAGGGCCTCCGGCTCACTTCGGTCAGGAAGCTCATGCGGGCGCTCGCGCGACGTCATCCTCTCGCTGCCTTCTTCGTGCTGGCGTTCGCCGTCACGTGGGTGGTCTGGGTCCCCCGCGCGCTGGTCGGGGTCGGTGCGCTCGACAGCGACTGGCCGGTCACGATCGGTCGGGCCTGGAGCTGGGGGCCGCTGGTCGCGGCGCTGCTGGCTGCGGCGCTGGTAGCTGGGCGCGCCGGTCCCCGCGAGCTGTGGCAGCGGCTGACGCGGGTCCGGGTCCCGAGGGTCTGGTACGCGGTGATCGTCCTCGGGCCAGCGCTGGTCTGGTCGGTGGCCGCGGGTCTCGCGGTGCTGTTCGGCCAGCCCTTCTCGGCCCTGCGTCCCGGCGCCCTGGAGCTCGGCCCGATCGCGTTCCTGCCGGTGTTCATGGTGCTGACGCTGACGGACGGGTTCGGCGAGGAGGGCGGGTGGCGGGGCTACGCGCTGCCGCTGTTGCTGCTCCGGTTCCGGGCCGTCCCTGCCAGTCTGCTGCTGGGTGTCGCGTGGGCGGCGTGGCACCTGCCGCTGGCGTGGACCGAGGGAGCCTCCCTGGAGAGCGCGCCCGTGGTCCTGTTGTTCATCGACCTCCCGTTCACCGCGATCGTCTACACCTGGGTGTTCCGCCACACCCGCGGCAGCGCCTTCGTGGCGGCCATCTTCCACGCCGCGTTGAACCTCTGGGCCATCCCGATGCCGCAGGGCGGGGGAGCGTCACTCACGCCCTACCTGTTCGGCCTGGGATCGCGCATCGCGGTCGCATGCGCACTGATGCTGCTGCTCGGCTCGGAGCTGACCCGCGACCGCAGCCCGGAGGACCACCCGCCCGAAGAATCGGCGCAGCCCGTGTCCCCCCTGCCGTGAGGCTGCATGAACTCGACGGGCTCCCGCCAGCCACGGTGGGCGAACACCACGATCGTGTGATCGCCCTCGGTGCGAAGGTCCCAGCTGATCTGATCTGCTCCGGTGCGGTCGCGATCGCGGCCGATGTCGGGTTCAGGTGCGGCGCTGGATGTTCTCGGCGATGGCCTTGATCCGGCGCAGTCGGGCGTCCCAGGTGTCGCCGACGGCGTTGAGCTGCGCGACGGCGCGCGCCAGCTGGGCCTCGTCGACCCGGTAGCGCTTCTCGCGGCCGGCGGTGGTCGCCTCGACCAGGCCGACCCGATCGAGGACGCTGAGGTGCTTGGCCACCGCCTGCCGCGTCACCGGTAGCTGACCGCTGAGCGTGGTCGCTGTCGCGGTGGGGGCCGTGAGCAGCAGATCGAGCAGTCGGCGGCGGGTGGGATCCCCGATCGCCGCCCACAGGTCGTCGTC
Protein-coding regions in this window:
- a CDS encoding LysE family translocator, coding for MVSTSGVVGMALVALGIVLTPGPNMAYLVSRSVSQGRAAGLVSLLGVATGFGVYLLAAVAGVVAIFAAVPALYTALKLTGAAYLLYIAVRTFRPRTVDLSGADALPPDSHRRLFTMGLVTNLLNPKIAILYVSLLPQFVEPALGHVARQSLVLGTVQIAVAVTVNALIVLTAGALAARTAAHPAWERAQRWVSGTVLAGLAVRVAADRSRAVAVS
- a CDS encoding aldo/keto reductase; its protein translation is MSDAASVPTVALNDGTTIPQLGFGTFQIPPEDTAEVVGRAFEIGYRHIDTAQMYRNEEGVGRAVAASGIPRDELYITSKLNNSSHAPDDVRRTFEQSLERLGLDHLDLFLIHWPLPNSEVDYVDTWRAVTDLVADGRLRSAGVSNFEPAHLDRIVEATGAAPVVNQIEAHPYFRNDVAREASLRHGTAVQAWGPLGQGALFDDPTLAEVAERNGRTVAQVALRWALQRGDIVFPKSSNPDRMRENLDTLDFELSDDDVATIDGLDRGEDGRGGPHPDQLG
- a CDS encoding SRPBCC family protein — translated: MGTSKATYTVTRSTHVEAPPETVQALIVDLRRWQAWSPWEDLDPQLQRTYGGADAGVGAWYEWRGNRKAGQGRMEIVEASDRHVTIDLRFVKPFRSESTTRFDLTSDAGATLVTWTMTGPQTVASRLMGIFTSMDRMIGPDFEKGLARLKTTAEDDAAGPA
- a CDS encoding dihydrofolate reductase family protein yields the protein MSQTRVHNFSISLDGFATGEDRGPDAPFGHAGTRLHEWMFATRFGTSMFGGPGGSLGVDQAFAQRHEPGIGAEIMGRGKFGPQTGPWTDLGTEDEWRGWWGPNPPFHTPVFVMTHHPRPSLEMEGGTVFHFVDGDPKEVLDRAREAAGDLDVRIGGGPTIVRDFLAEDLIDTVHLVQVPILLGRGVRLWDGLEGLEDRYEIESVASPTGVTHLTFTRRT
- a CDS encoding PhzF family phenazine biosynthesis protein, producing the protein MSRLFHLVDVFSSVPFGGNPLAVVLEADDLSTDEMQAITRWMNLSETTFLLPPTHPEADYRVRIFTLDRELPFAGHPTLGTCHTWLATEGIGHRGDRVVQECGAGLIDIRRREDRLTFAAPPLLRSGPVDDELAEELRAVLRLEPADVLDSRWIDNGPGWVGILLEDADSVLAVEPDLGRFTGPGMLEVGLVGPHPEGSEEAFEIRALSIDGSSLSEDPVTGSLNASVGQWLFETGRATSPYVARQGTRLGRHGRIHVERDVDGQVWVGGATVTRVEGRLRT
- a CDS encoding CPBP family intramembrane glutamic endopeptidase; this translates as MRALARRHPLAAFFVLAFAVTWVVWVPRALVGVGALDSDWPVTIGRAWSWGPLVAALLAAALVAGRAGPRELWQRLTRVRVPRVWYAVIVLGPALVWSVAAGLAVLFGQPFSALRPGALELGPIAFLPVFMVLTLTDGFGEEGGWRGYALPLLLLRFRAVPASLLLGVAWAAWHLPLAWTEGASLESAPVVLLFIDLPFTAIVYTWVFRHTRGSAFVAAIFHAALNLWAIPMPQGGGASLTPYLFGLGSRIAVACALMLLLGSELTRDRSPEDHPPEESAQPVSPLP
- a CDS encoding helix-turn-helix domain-containing protein, with the protein product MTVAIDDDLWAAIGDPTRRRLLDLLLTAPTATATTLSGQLPVTRQAVAKHLSVLDRVGLVEATTAGREKRYRVDEAQLARAVAQLNAVGDTWDARLRRIKAIAENIQRRT